Proteins encoded in a region of the Pelmatolapia mariae isolate MD_Pm_ZW linkage group LG16_19, Pm_UMD_F_2, whole genome shotgun sequence genome:
- the LOC134645908 gene encoding B2 bradykinin receptor-like isoform X1: MTLRPTSIPDYSSTISYGNNNNTNETHCPDHELWEWLTAHQPVYILLITVLGIMLNMFVLTVFCFHKKACTIAEIYLSNLAAADLVLVSCLPFWAVNMLNDFKWPFGHFMCKVINVGIKMNAYCSIYFLVLVSIDRYVALVHAMSHGRMRSPKYAKLGCLLTWGFGLLLSIPVFIFREVGYFPEYGTVCYLNYPNHNVHVICDGILIIFSFVIPISIISFCTFNIIQALKLQAIERFNAENTERKATILVLAVLVAFLICWVPFHVTTIVDVLLRGGILEGCHFENAVDISIQIFTYLAFLNSILNPILYVIVGKNFRKKVRELFQQWGHRKKTSSDSTRSNLSSTLKTSV; this comes from the exons ATGACTCTTAGACCTACAAG CATCCCAGACTACAGCAGCACTATATCATATGGAAACAATAACAACACCAATGAGACTCATTGTCCAGATCACGAACTATGGGAGTGGCTCACTGCACACCAACCAGTGTATATTCTGCTCATCACCGTGCTGGGAATTATGCTTAACATGTTCGTTCTGACTGTCTTCTGCTTCCACAAGAAGGCGTGCACCATAGCTGAAATCTATTTGAGCAACCTGGCTGCTGCTGACCTAGTCCTGGTGTCCTGTTTGCCCTTCTGGGCCGTCAACATGCTCAATGATTTTAAATGGCCTTTTGGTCATTTCATGTGCAAAGTTATCAATGTGGGAATTAAGATGAATGCCTACTGCAGCATATACTTTCTTGTTCTGGTTAGCATCGATCGCTATGTGGCGCTGGTACATGCGATGTCACATGGAAGAATGCGTAGTCCAAAATATGCTAAACTAGGGTGTCTGCTGACATGGGGTTTTGGCTTGCTTCTGAGTATACCCGTGTTCATCTTCAGGGAAGTGGGATATTTCCCTGAATATGGTACTGTGTGCTATCTAAACTATCCAAACCACAACGTACACGTTATCTGTGATGGGATATTGATCATTTTTAGCTTTGTTATTCCCATTTCAATTATCTCCTTTTGCACTTTTAATATTATTCAGGCTTTGAAATTGCAAGCAATTGAGAGGTTCAATGCTGAAAACACAGAACGAAAGGCCACCATTTTGGTCCTGGCAGTCCTTGTAGCCTTCCTAATTTGCTGGGTGCCATTCCATGTAACCACCATAGTGGATGTGCTTTTACGAGGTGGGATACTGGAAGGCTGTCACTTTGAAAATGCTGTGGACATCAGCATCCAGATCTTCACCTACTTAGCCTTCTTGAACAGCATTCTTAACCCGATCCTATACGTTATTGTAGGAAAGAACTTCCGGAAAAAAGTCCGAGAACTCTTCCAGCAGTGGGGCCACCGGAAGAAAACGTCATCTGACTCCACACGTTCAAACCTGTCCTCTACATTGAAAACTTCTGTGTAA
- the LOC134645908 gene encoding B2 bradykinin receptor-like isoform X2 gives MLNMFVLTVFCFHKKACTIAEIYLSNLAAADLVLVSCLPFWAVNMLNDFKWPFGHFMCKVINVGIKMNAYCSIYFLVLVSIDRYVALVHAMSHGRMRSPKYAKLGCLLTWGFGLLLSIPVFIFREVGYFPEYGTVCYLNYPNHNVHVICDGILIIFSFVIPISIISFCTFNIIQALKLQAIERFNAENTERKATILVLAVLVAFLICWVPFHVTTIVDVLLRGGILEGCHFENAVDISIQIFTYLAFLNSILNPILYVIVGKNFRKKVRELFQQWGHRKKTSSDSTRSNLSSTLKTSV, from the coding sequence ATGCTTAACATGTTCGTTCTGACTGTCTTCTGCTTCCACAAGAAGGCGTGCACCATAGCTGAAATCTATTTGAGCAACCTGGCTGCTGCTGACCTAGTCCTGGTGTCCTGTTTGCCCTTCTGGGCCGTCAACATGCTCAATGATTTTAAATGGCCTTTTGGTCATTTCATGTGCAAAGTTATCAATGTGGGAATTAAGATGAATGCCTACTGCAGCATATACTTTCTTGTTCTGGTTAGCATCGATCGCTATGTGGCGCTGGTACATGCGATGTCACATGGAAGAATGCGTAGTCCAAAATATGCTAAACTAGGGTGTCTGCTGACATGGGGTTTTGGCTTGCTTCTGAGTATACCCGTGTTCATCTTCAGGGAAGTGGGATATTTCCCTGAATATGGTACTGTGTGCTATCTAAACTATCCAAACCACAACGTACACGTTATCTGTGATGGGATATTGATCATTTTTAGCTTTGTTATTCCCATTTCAATTATCTCCTTTTGCACTTTTAATATTATTCAGGCTTTGAAATTGCAAGCAATTGAGAGGTTCAATGCTGAAAACACAGAACGAAAGGCCACCATTTTGGTCCTGGCAGTCCTTGTAGCCTTCCTAATTTGCTGGGTGCCATTCCATGTAACCACCATAGTGGATGTGCTTTTACGAGGTGGGATACTGGAAGGCTGTCACTTTGAAAATGCTGTGGACATCAGCATCCAGATCTTCACCTACTTAGCCTTCTTGAACAGCATTCTTAACCCGATCCTATACGTTATTGTAGGAAAGAACTTCCGGAAAAAAGTCCGAGAACTCTTCCAGCAGTGGGGCCACCGGAAGAAAACGTCATCTGACTCCACACGTTCAAACCTGTCCTCTACATTGAAAACTTCTGTGTAA
- the LOC134646373 gene encoding B2 bradykinin receptor-like — protein sequence MENNTTAEFVCNHTDAWEWVYTMQPAYMSIICLLGVIGNSFVLCVLCLQKRRSSVADIYLSNLAAADLLMVSCLPFWVSTIINKFHWRFGEFMCQLINIVIGMNYYCSVLFLTVVSMDRYMALTKPLSQGRQRQPFWAHGICVTIWIVGIFLSFPAFLFRSVQFFPHLGIDACYLDYPHEGWRLRYNITVNIVCFLIPVPIALFCSYHITKVILKRQKMRRSNSGSAERKAAYLVLIVLAVFILCWLPYQILIFFDTLDHYEVISGCTWAYVLDIGNQLATYLGYSNSALNPFLYVIVGKNFRERAREVFKPLLCRRKDQCEASGHGNANLISSKQTESTKI from the coding sequence ATGGAGAACAACACAACAGCTGAGTTTGTCTGCAACCACACGGATGCATGGGAGTGGGTTTACACCATGCAGCCTGCCTATATGTCGATCATCTGTCTTCTGGGAGTAATCGGCAACTCCTTCGTGCTTTGCGTCCTCTGTCTTCAGAAGCGGAGAAGTTCTGTTGCTGACATTTACCTGAGCAATCTGGCAGCGGCTGATCTCCTCATGGTTTCCTGTCTGCCGTTCTGGGTATCAACTATAATCAACAAGTTCCACTGGAGATTTGGGGAGTTCATGTGCCAGCTTATCAATATTGTCATTGGGATGAATTATTATTGTAGTGTGTTGTTCCTTACTGTTGTGAGTATGGACAGATATATGGCTCTCACTAAACCATTGTCCCAAGGAAGGCAGAGGCAGCCTTTCTGGGCACATGGAATTTGTGTAACCATTTGGATTGTTGGTATCTTCCTCAgttttcctgcttttcttttccGCTCTGTGCAGTTCTTCCCCCATCTGGGCATTGATGCATGCTACCTAGACTACCCCCATGAAGGGTGGCGATTGCGGTACAACATAACTGTGAACATAGTCTGCTTTCTCATTCCTGTCCCAATTGCATTGTTCTGTAGTTACCACATTACTAAAGTCATTCTAAAGAGACAGAAGATGAGAAGAAGCAACAGCGGGAGCGCGGAGAGGAAGGCAGCGTACCTTGTGCTTATTGTTTTGGCTGTGTTCATTCTCTGCTGGCTGCCTTATCAGATTCTGATCTTCTTTGACACCTTGGATCACTATGAGGTCATCTCTGGATGCACGTGGGCATACGTGCTGGACATTGGCAACCAGTTAGCTACGTACCTTGGCTACAGCAACAGTGCATTGAATCCTTTCTTGTATGTGATTGTTGGGAAGAACTTTAGGGAGCGGGCAAGGGAAGTGTTTAAACCCCTTCTATGCAGGAGGAAAGACCAGTGTGAGGCATCTGGTCATGGTAATGCCAATCTCATCtcaagtaaacaaacagagagcacaaaaatctaa